One segment of Paenibacillus sp. FSL R7-0337 DNA contains the following:
- the mraY gene encoding phospho-N-acetylmuramoyl-pentapeptide-transferase — protein sequence MDYQLLLLTIAVSFILAVIAAPLIIPLLRRLKLGQQVRDDGPQTHLKKAGTPTMGGVIIMVAFTLSFLKFSVINSDFYVLLAATLGYGLIGFLDDYIKIVFKRSLGLTARQKLIGQLLVGVVLSVLLISAGHNTNISVPGTSFSFDWGPWFYYPFIVLMMMAVTNAVNFTDGVDGLLSGVSAIALAAFAVVAMQATSIAAGVCAAAMIGAVLGFLVFNAHPAKVFMGDFGSFGIGGAIGAIAIVTKTELLFVVIGGIFVVEMLSVIIQVASFKTRGKRVFRMSPIHHHFELGGWSEWRVVVSFWAVGLVLAAAGLYLIKGL from the coding sequence ATGGATTATCAATTGCTTCTGCTGACTATTGCTGTGTCCTTTATCCTTGCGGTCATTGCCGCTCCGCTGATCATACCGCTGCTGCGCCGGCTCAAGCTGGGACAGCAGGTTCGTGACGACGGGCCCCAGACCCATCTGAAAAAGGCGGGAACCCCTACCATGGGCGGCGTAATCATCATGGTCGCGTTCACGCTGTCTTTTCTGAAATTCTCGGTAATTAATTCGGATTTCTATGTACTGCTGGCTGCTACGCTGGGCTATGGACTCATTGGATTCCTGGATGATTATATCAAAATTGTGTTCAAGCGCTCCCTCGGCCTTACGGCGCGCCAGAAGCTGATAGGCCAGCTGCTGGTTGGCGTCGTGCTCAGCGTTCTGCTGATCTCGGCCGGGCATAATACCAATATCAGCGTTCCGGGAACCTCCTTCAGCTTCGACTGGGGCCCCTGGTTCTATTATCCGTTCATTGTGCTGATGATGATGGCAGTCACGAATGCCGTTAACTTCACGGACGGTGTGGATGGTCTGCTGTCAGGCGTAAGTGCGATTGCGCTGGCTGCCTTCGCGGTGGTAGCCATGCAGGCAACCTCGATTGCCGCTGGTGTCTGTGCGGCTGCGATGATTGGCGCAGTGCTTGGGTTTCTCGTATTCAATGCCCATCCTGCCAAGGTGTTCATGGGCGATTTCGGCTCCTTCGGGATTGGCGGGGCGATTGGCGCGATTGCTATTGTCACCAAGACCGAGCTGCTCTTTGTGGTGATCGGCGGAATCTTCGTGGTTGAAATGCTGTCCGTAATTATTCAGGTCGCTTCGTTTAAGACACGCGGCAAACGGGTATTCAGAATGAGCCCGATCCATCATCACTTTGAGCTGGGCGGCTGGTCGGAGTGGCGCGTAGTCGTCTCCTTCTGGGCGGTGGGCCTTGTGCTGGCGGCAGCTGGACTATATCTCATCAAGGGGTTGTAA
- the murF gene encoding UDP-N-acetylmuramoyl-tripeptide--D-alanyl-D-alanine ligase, with amino-acid sequence MIRTLHNVAEMCGGELSSSEAKDIEIQGVVTDSRKISPDCLFVPLVGENFDGHHYAATSLAAGAAATLWQKDKGPAPAGGAVILVEDTLAALQKLSSAYLAEVAPRVVAVTGSNGKTTTKDMITALLEVQYKVHKTQGNFNNHIGLPLTILSMDSDVEIAVLEMGMSSRGEIALLSLLASPDVAVITNVGESHLLQLGSRKEIARAKLEIVDGLQPGGLLIYNGDEPLLAEVLAEPGFRAPEGLKTFRFGQSADNDDYPTGLMTHSGGMTFTSLQHGERAFTLPLPGQHNVINALAALAVARHYKVTDENMAEGLSGLKLTGMRIEVIQAASGLVLLNDAYNASPTSMRAAIDVLQSMKCSGRRIAVLGDMLELGPEELQFHRQIGSYLDPELTDDVFTFGPLAVQLAAAASERFEAGHIYAFTDKEDLINALNAKCGNNDVVLFKASRGMRLEEVLHRLKEHSEANSN; translated from the coding sequence ATTATTAGAACATTGCATAATGTCGCGGAAATGTGCGGAGGAGAGCTGTCCTCATCCGAAGCTAAGGATATAGAGATTCAGGGAGTTGTAACCGATTCGCGGAAAATATCGCCGGACTGCCTGTTCGTCCCGCTGGTTGGAGAGAACTTCGACGGCCATCACTATGCCGCCACTTCCCTGGCGGCGGGAGCTGCCGCTACCCTCTGGCAGAAGGATAAGGGGCCTGCACCCGCAGGCGGCGCGGTTATTCTGGTAGAGGACACTTTAGCGGCACTGCAGAAGCTGTCCTCCGCCTACTTGGCCGAAGTTGCCCCCCGTGTAGTTGCTGTTACGGGAAGCAACGGCAAGACGACAACCAAGGATATGATTACGGCACTGCTGGAAGTGCAGTACAAGGTGCACAAGACCCAAGGGAACTTCAACAATCATATCGGCCTGCCGCTTACGATTCTCTCTATGGACAGCGATGTTGAGATCGCTGTGCTGGAGATGGGCATGAGCTCAAGGGGAGAGATCGCTCTGCTGTCTCTGCTCGCTTCTCCTGACGTAGCGGTGATTACCAATGTTGGCGAATCCCATCTGCTGCAGCTTGGCTCCCGCAAGGAGATTGCCAGAGCGAAGCTTGAGATTGTGGACGGACTTCAGCCGGGCGGGCTGCTGATCTATAACGGGGATGAGCCGCTGCTTGCCGAGGTTCTGGCAGAGCCAGGGTTCCGCGCGCCTGAAGGGCTGAAGACCTTCCGCTTCGGGCAGTCGGCTGACAATGATGATTATCCGACCGGGCTCATGACACACAGCGGGGGGATGACCTTCACCTCGCTGCAGCATGGGGAGCGTGCCTTCACCCTTCCGCTGCCGGGACAGCATAATGTAATTAATGCGCTCGCTGCGCTTGCAGTGGCACGTCATTATAAGGTGACCGATGAGAATATGGCAGAAGGACTAAGCGGCCTCAAGCTGACTGGGATGCGGATTGAGGTTATTCAGGCGGCCAGCGGGCTGGTTCTGCTGAATGACGCCTACAATGCCAGTCCGACCTCCATGAGGGCGGCGATTGATGTGCTGCAGTCTATGAAATGCAGCGGCCGCAGAATCGCAGTGCTGGGAGACATGCTGGAACTCGGGCCGGAGGAGCTTCAGTTCCACCGGCAGATCGGCAGCTATCTCGACCCGGAGCTGACGGATGACGTATTCACCTTCGGCCCGCTGGCGGTACAGCTGGCGGCGGCGGCCTCGGAGCGGTTCGAGGCCGGGCATATCTATGCTTTTACAGATAAAGAAGACTTGATCAATGCCTTGAATGCAAAGTGCGGCAATAATGATGTTGTGTTGTTCAAAGCATCCAGAGGAATGCGGCTGGAGGAAGTGCTCCACCGCTTGAAAGAACATTCTGAAGCGAATTCTAACTAA
- a CDS encoding UDP-N-acetylmuramoyl-L-alanyl-D-glutamate--2,6-diaminopimelate ligase, translating to MLIKELSSCLAAARLYGDGDIEISDLQVDSRKVGQGDMFICLPGHTVDGHDYAPQAAAKGAAALVCERKLDIDLPQIVVDDCRYAMSVLSNAFFGSPSSRMKLIGITGTNGKTTTTYLIERIMQDHGVKTGLIGTIQMRYDGQSYPMSGTTQESLELQRTLNHMALKGVQCCVMEVSSHALQQGRVKGTDYRTAIFTNLTQDHLDYHHTMEEYRAVKGLFFSRLGNVISPWKEERKYAVLNADDEASAYFAAQTAAEVITYGIDKAANVRASQISITAKGTFFHVETFKGETDISLRMVGKFNVYNALAAITAALLEDVPLEGIKASLESVAGVDGRVESVDAGQDFAVIVDYAHTPDGLENVLKAVCEFAAGKVLTVFGCGGDRDTTKRPLMGKIAAKYSDHVLVTSDNPRTEDPLQILADIEAGLREDGVERERYEMIPDRREAITKAVEMASPGDVVLIAGKGHETYQLIKGVVHDFDDRIVAKEVIRGRSY from the coding sequence ATGTTAATTAAAGAACTCTCTTCTTGTCTGGCTGCTGCCCGTCTATACGGGGACGGAGACATAGAAATTTCAGATTTGCAGGTCGATTCTCGCAAGGTGGGTCAAGGCGATATGTTCATCTGTCTGCCCGGACATACAGTGGACGGACATGATTACGCACCTCAGGCTGCCGCTAAGGGCGCGGCTGCCCTGGTCTGCGAACGGAAGCTGGACATTGACCTGCCGCAGATCGTGGTGGATGATTGCCGGTATGCCATGTCTGTGCTGTCGAATGCCTTCTTCGGTTCACCGAGCAGCCGGATGAAGCTGATCGGCATTACCGGTACTAACGGCAAGACGACCACCACCTATCTGATTGAACGGATCATGCAGGATCATGGGGTGAAGACCGGCCTGATCGGTACGATCCAGATGCGGTATGACGGTCAGAGCTATCCGATGTCCGGTACGACACAGGAATCGCTGGAGCTTCAGCGCACTCTGAATCATATGGCGCTTAAGGGTGTACAGTGCTGTGTGATGGAAGTATCCTCTCATGCGCTCCAGCAGGGCCGGGTAAAGGGGACAGACTACCGCACCGCGATCTTTACGAATCTGACCCAGGATCACCTGGATTACCACCATACGATGGAGGAGTACCGCGCAGTGAAGGGCTTGTTCTTCTCACGGCTCGGCAACGTGATCTCGCCGTGGAAGGAAGAACGCAAATATGCTGTTCTGAATGCAGACGATGAAGCCAGCGCCTATTTTGCCGCCCAGACCGCAGCCGAGGTCATTACATATGGTATCGACAAGGCTGCCAATGTCCGGGCCTCGCAAATATCGATCACCGCCAAAGGAACTTTTTTCCACGTGGAGACGTTTAAGGGTGAGACGGATATTTCGCTTCGCATGGTCGGCAAGTTCAACGTCTATAATGCGCTTGCGGCCATTACGGCTGCATTGCTGGAGGATGTGCCGCTTGAAGGCATCAAGGCCAGTCTGGAGTCGGTTGCCGGTGTGGACGGCCGTGTCGAATCGGTGGATGCCGGGCAGGATTTCGCAGTAATCGTTGACTATGCGCATACACCGGATGGTCTGGAGAATGTACTGAAGGCGGTATGTGAATTCGCAGCAGGCAAAGTGCTCACTGTCTTCGGCTGCGGCGGGGACCGCGATACGACCAAACGGCCTCTCATGGGCAAAATAGCTGCCAAATACAGCGACCATGTGCTGGTCACCTCCGACAATCCCCGGACGGAGGACCCGCTGCAGATTCTGGCTGATATTGAGGCGGGTCTGCGCGAGGATGGCGTGGAGCGCGAGCGCTACGAGATGATTCCGGACCGACGGGAAGCCATCACAAAAGCTGTTGAAATGGCAAGCCCCGGCGATGTAGTATTGATTGCGGGGAAAGGTCATGAGACCTATCAGCTGATCAAGGGAGTCGTTCATGATTTCGATGACCGCATCGTTGCCAAAGAAGTGATAAGGGGCCGAAGCTATTGA
- a CDS encoding stage V sporulation protein D, whose protein sequence is MKVSKVVSRRRMLWTLLGLAVLFGALAVRLAYVQLTQGEKLSEKAEDLWRRNIPFTAKRGEILDREGVALAYNISSPTIYAIPVQVKEKEQTAKQLAPLLGMTEEKLAQLLTQKKASVKLQPGGRKITMELAASIRNLQLPGIVVAEDNKRYYPFGDLAAHILGFTGIDNQGITGIESIYDKLLQGSAGNISYLSDAGGRLMPGSSEKYTEPQDGLSLQLTIDKQIQSIMERELDQAMVKYQAQGAWSIAMDPRNGEILAMASRPGYEPGAYQEYDAEVYNRNLPIWMTYEPGSTFKIITLAAALQEGKVDLQHEHFFDPGYIEVGGAKLRCWKKGGHGSQTFLEVVENSCNPGFVALGQRLGKDTLFKYIRDFGFGSKTGIDLNGEANGILFKPAQVGPVELATTAFGQGVSVTPIQQIAAVSAAINGGKLYTPHVAKAWINPDTGNIVSETEPEEVRQVISEETSKKVRAALESVVAKGTGRPAFIDGYRVGGKTGTAQKVINGRYSPTEHIVSFIGFAPADDPQIVVYTAVDNPKGIQFGGVVAAPIVQNILEDSLLYLKVPERKDQLPRTYKYGETPIVTVPDLTGATVQDIYEDLNMNFMLVRSGTGNTVINQAPKAGVRVQQGSTIRIYMGTPSEP, encoded by the coding sequence ATGAAGGTATCAAAAGTCGTTAGCCGGCGGAGAATGCTGTGGACGCTGCTGGGACTGGCCGTGTTGTTCGGCGCGCTGGCTGTGCGTCTTGCCTATGTACAGTTAACTCAGGGTGAGAAGCTGAGCGAGAAAGCCGAGGATTTATGGCGGCGGAATATCCCCTTCACCGCCAAACGCGGTGAGATATTGGACAGGGAGGGTGTGGCGCTGGCTTATAACATCAGCTCACCGACGATTTATGCCATTCCTGTACAGGTGAAGGAGAAGGAACAGACCGCGAAGCAGCTGGCTCCGCTGCTCGGGATGACCGAGGAGAAGCTGGCCCAGCTGCTGACCCAAAAGAAAGCCTCAGTGAAACTGCAGCCCGGCGGCCGCAAAATTACGATGGAGCTTGCCGCGAGCATCCGTAATTTGCAGCTGCCGGGCATCGTTGTCGCTGAGGATAACAAACGGTATTATCCCTTCGGGGATCTGGCCGCACATATTCTGGGTTTCACTGGTATCGATAATCAGGGGATTACCGGGATAGAGAGCATCTATGATAAGCTGCTTCAGGGGAGCGCGGGCAATATCTCCTATCTCTCCGATGCGGGAGGCCGGCTGATGCCCGGGTCCTCCGAGAAGTACACTGAGCCGCAGGATGGACTAAGCCTGCAGCTGACCATCGACAAGCAGATTCAATCCATTATGGAACGCGAGCTGGACCAGGCCATGGTGAAATATCAGGCGCAGGGGGCCTGGTCTATCGCCATGGACCCCCGTAACGGTGAGATTCTGGCGATGGCGAGCCGGCCGGGGTATGAGCCGGGGGCTTACCAGGAATACGATGCCGAGGTATATAACCGGAATCTTCCGATCTGGATGACGTATGAGCCGGGTTCCACCTTCAAGATCATCACGCTGGCTGCGGCTTTGCAGGAGGGGAAGGTTGATCTCCAGCATGAGCATTTTTTCGATCCGGGCTACATTGAGGTCGGCGGAGCTAAGCTGCGCTGCTGGAAGAAGGGCGGGCATGGAAGTCAGACCTTCCTTGAAGTGGTCGAGAACTCCTGCAACCCGGGATTTGTAGCCTTGGGACAGCGTCTGGGTAAGGATACGCTGTTCAAGTACATCCGGGATTTCGGCTTCGGGAGCAAGACGGGCATCGATCTGAACGGTGAGGCGAACGGAATTCTGTTCAAGCCGGCACAGGTGGGTCCAGTGGAACTGGCGACCACTGCATTCGGCCAGGGGGTATCCGTCACGCCGATCCAGCAGATTGCTGCGGTATCGGCAGCCATCAACGGCGGCAAGCTGTATACTCCGCATGTGGCCAAGGCCTGGATTAACCCGGATACCGGGAACATTGTCTCCGAGACTGAGCCGGAGGAAGTGCGGCAGGTGATCTCGGAGGAGACCTCGAAGAAAGTGCGGGCTGCCCTTGAGAGCGTGGTTGCCAAAGGCACGGGCCGGCCGGCATTTATTGACGGCTACCGTGTGGGCGGCAAGACGGGGACAGCTCAGAAAGTAATCAACGGCCGGTATTCTCCTACGGAGCATATTGTTTCCTTTATCGGCTTTGCGCCAGCGGATGATCCGCAGATCGTGGTCTATACGGCGGTCGATAACCCGAAGGGAATTCAGTTCGGGGGTGTAGTAGCCGCTCCAATTGTCCAGAATATTCTTGAGGATTCTCTTCTGTATCTGAAGGTTCCAGAGCGTAAGGATCAGCTGCCGAGAACCTATAAATACGGAGAGACCCCCATAGTGACGGTCCCTGATCTTACGGGGGCAACTGTTCAGGATATCTATGAGGATCTGAATATGAATTTCATGCTGGTCCGTTCCGGCACCGGCAACACCGTGATCAATCAGGCTCCGAAGGCGGGGGTAAGAGTGCAGCAGGGCTCAACCATCCGGATTTACATGGGAACGCCAAGTGAACCGTAA
- a CDS encoding PASTA domain-containing penicillin-binding protein codes for MVKRIKLRTLFIGGCITLFFLVLVARVFWIQVLQGKEWQETAAKQWAHTSTIKAVRGVIEDRNGNVLASDVPAYTVVVNPEVIAEKKIGEEVIQGLHELLNKPVDELKKLVEAKDKDGKYLKNREIRNEGWKIDQDMADKVTAFVEKLKKEHDTLETGVGLVREQKRYYPKGSLAAHILGYTDRDGKAAMGLEKYLDKQLSGTDGELNYQSDGKGIKLPDSKDTFQPVVNGSNYKLTIDSTIQFYIEEAMKKAYAEYKPKSISVIAADPKTMEILGLANMPTFNPNEYFDLNQDAAGFYNHAIMTRFEPGSTFKIVPLAGAVQEKLFNPNATFQSGSVRIKGYSKPIFDMNRAGYGTISFLEGVKRSSNVAFVKLGYEMLGKEKLLQYITDFGFTEKTGIDLPGEVKGIVNPDPNRAVENATLAYGHGKLLVTPIQQLTAVAAIANGGKLLVPHVVKEVTDPNTGKTTVTQPEVVRQVLSEASARETGSYLEQVVADQQHGTGRHAYIEGYRVAGKTGTAIKPDGKGGYDRDKVRSSFLGYAPANDPKIAVFVIIDEPADAAGGGAAAGPVFKDIVSQALPYMGVPKAGDVTGPADKKTVKVEAAIQRKAPDLTGKTVKAARQQLINQGFDFEAVGQGANVVSQYPEKGTALTAGQRIYLLSEQGENLTLPDLRGQSLRDALEILNLLKVGISVNGEGYVTEQTQTKNNGKTQVALTLSPLNEYGENIPVALASDADKEEAAK; via the coding sequence ATGGTTAAGAGAATCAAACTTCGCACGCTGTTTATAGGAGGGTGTATTACCCTCTTTTTTCTTGTTTTAGTTGCCAGAGTATTCTGGATTCAGGTTCTGCAAGGCAAGGAGTGGCAGGAGACTGCCGCTAAGCAGTGGGCCCATACTTCAACCATTAAGGCCGTCCGCGGGGTGATCGAAGACCGTAACGGCAATGTTCTGGCCAGTGATGTGCCTGCCTACACGGTGGTGGTTAACCCTGAGGTCATTGCCGAGAAAAAAATCGGTGAAGAGGTAATTCAGGGTTTGCATGAGCTGCTGAACAAACCGGTGGATGAGCTGAAGAAGCTGGTGGAGGCGAAGGATAAAGACGGGAAATACCTGAAAAACCGCGAGATCCGTAATGAAGGCTGGAAGATTGACCAGGATATGGCCGATAAAGTGACGGCTTTCGTTGAGAAGCTCAAGAAGGAGCATGATACGCTGGAAACCGGTGTCGGGCTCGTCAGAGAGCAGAAGCGCTATTATCCGAAGGGTTCGCTCGCTGCGCATATTCTGGGTTACACCGACAGGGATGGCAAAGCGGCCATGGGACTGGAAAAGTATCTGGACAAACAGCTCTCCGGTACGGACGGCGAGTTGAACTACCAGAGTGACGGCAAGGGCATCAAGCTGCCCGATTCGAAGGATACATTCCAGCCTGTGGTGAATGGAAGCAACTACAAGCTGACGATTGACAGCACGATTCAGTTCTATATTGAAGAGGCTATGAAAAAGGCGTATGCGGAGTATAAGCCGAAGTCGATCAGTGTGATTGCGGCCGACCCGAAGACGATGGAAATTCTGGGTCTGGCGAATATGCCTACTTTTAACCCGAATGAATACTTTGATCTGAATCAGGATGCGGCCGGCTTCTATAATCATGCTATCATGACGAGATTCGAGCCGGGTTCAACGTTCAAGATTGTACCTCTGGCAGGTGCTGTGCAAGAGAAGCTGTTCAATCCGAATGCCACCTTCCAGTCCGGTTCTGTCCGGATTAAGGGATACAGCAAGCCTATCTTTGATATGAACAGAGCCGGTTACGGAACGATCAGCTTCCTGGAAGGGGTTAAGCGGTCGAGTAACGTTGCGTTCGTTAAGCTCGGTTACGAGATGCTGGGCAAGGAGAAGCTGCTGCAGTATATCACGGATTTCGGGTTCACGGAAAAGACAGGCATTGACCTCCCGGGAGAGGTTAAGGGTATTGTCAACCCTGATCCGAACAGGGCGGTAGAGAATGCAACGCTTGCCTATGGACACGGTAAGCTGTTGGTGACCCCGATTCAACAGCTCACAGCCGTCGCTGCGATTGCGAACGGCGGCAAGCTACTGGTACCGCATGTGGTGAAGGAGGTTACCGATCCGAACACCGGCAAGACCACGGTTACTCAGCCTGAGGTTGTACGGCAGGTGCTCTCCGAAGCAAGTGCAAGGGAGACAGGCAGCTATCTGGAGCAGGTAGTGGCAGATCAGCAGCACGGAACCGGCCGGCATGCCTACATTGAGGGTTACCGGGTGGCCGGCAAGACAGGTACGGCGATTAAGCCAGACGGTAAAGGAGGGTATGACCGCGACAAAGTTCGCTCCTCCTTCCTCGGTTATGCACCGGCCAATGACCCCAAGATCGCAGTCTTCGTCATTATTGACGAGCCTGCCGATGCGGCCGGCGGCGGTGCTGCTGCGGGTCCGGTCTTCAAGGATATCGTCTCACAGGCGCTTCCTTATATGGGCGTACCCAAAGCGGGAGATGTCACGGGCCCTGCCGACAAGAAGACGGTGAAGGTCGAGGCCGCCATCCAGCGTAAAGCGCCGGATCTGACCGGCAAGACGGTGAAGGCGGCAAGACAGCAGCTCATTAATCAGGGCTTTGATTTTGAAGCTGTAGGCCAAGGAGCGAATGTAGTCAGCCAGTACCCTGAGAAGGGCACTGCACTGACCGCCGGGCAGCGGATCTATCTGTTAAGCGAGCAGGGAGAGAACCTGACGCTTCCAGATCTGCGCGGGCAGTCTCTGCGCGATGCTCTGGAGATTCTGAACCTGCTGAAGGTGGGGATCTCCGTCAATGGAGAAGGTTATGTCACGGAGCAGACGCAGACCAAGAATAACGGTAAAACCCAGGTTGCGCTGACGCTTAGTCCTCTCAATGAATACGGCGAGAATATCCCTGTTGCCTTAGCCAGTGATGCCGATAAGGAAGAAGCTGCTAAGTAA
- the rsmH gene encoding 16S rRNA (cytosine(1402)-N(4))-methyltransferase RsmH: MFHHITVLKEEATEGLHIKKDGLYVDCTLGGAGHSALIASKLSGGGRLICLDQDDWALNNAKERLSGYGDKVVTVKTNFRDLEQVLKGLPFVPQKDGVPQVDGILFDLGVSSPQFDEGERGFSYNHDAPLDMRMDQSAQLSAADIINTWSEQEIARVLFQYGEEKFSRRIARKIVERREERPVETTGELAELIKEGIPAAARRTGGHPAKRSFQGLRIAVNDELGAFEEGLHAAVRCLAPEGRVSVITFHSLEDRICKQIFSSYLSRCTCPPDLPYCVCGAEGTLKLINRKPIVPGEEELELNSRARSAKLRIAEKL, translated from the coding sequence TTGTTTCACCACATCACGGTACTAAAAGAAGAAGCGACAGAAGGGCTGCACATCAAGAAGGATGGCCTATATGTAGATTGTACGCTCGGGGGAGCCGGGCACAGCGCCCTTATCGCATCCAAGCTGAGCGGCGGGGGACGGCTGATTTGTCTGGATCAGGATGACTGGGCACTGAACAATGCGAAGGAGAGATTGTCCGGATACGGCGACAAGGTGGTGACCGTCAAGACCAACTTCCGCGATCTGGAGCAGGTGCTGAAGGGACTGCCGTTTGTTCCGCAAAAGGACGGAGTTCCCCAAGTAGACGGGATTCTCTTTGATCTGGGGGTATCATCTCCGCAGTTTGATGAAGGGGAACGAGGCTTCAGCTACAACCACGACGCCCCGCTGGATATGCGGATGGACCAGTCGGCACAGCTGAGTGCGGCAGATATTATCAACACCTGGAGTGAGCAGGAGATTGCCAGGGTGCTTTTCCAGTATGGAGAAGAGAAATTCTCACGGCGGATTGCCCGGAAAATTGTAGAGCGCAGGGAAGAACGCCCGGTGGAGACAACCGGAGAACTGGCCGAGCTGATCAAGGAAGGCATTCCTGCGGCTGCAAGAAGGACCGGAGGACATCCGGCCAAACGGAGTTTTCAGGGGCTGCGGATTGCCGTCAATGATGAGCTGGGTGCTTTTGAGGAAGGGCTGCATGCGGCTGTACGCTGTCTGGCGCCTGAGGGAAGGGTATCCGTAATTACCTTTCACTCGCTGGAGGACCGGATCTGCAAGCAGATTTTCAGCAGCTATCTGAGCCGTTGCACTTGTCCGCCTGACCTTCCGTACTGCGTGTGCGGTGCTGAGGGCACCCTGAAGCTGATCAACCGCAAGCCTATTGTGCCGGGGGAAGAAGAGCTGGAACTTAACTCGCGTGCCCGTTCAGCCAAGCTGCGTATCGCAGAGAAATTGTAG
- the mraZ gene encoding division/cell wall cluster transcriptional repressor MraZ — protein MFMGEYQHSIDDKGRIIIPAKFRDMLGTSFVATRGLDSCLFVYPLEEWGIMEQKLKSLSLMKSDARAFSRFFFSGATECVWDKQGRVNLPGNLRQYAKLDKDCVILGVSNRVEIWNKELWEQYFEQSEESFNEIAEKLVDFNFDL, from the coding sequence ATGTTTATGGGGGAATACCAGCACAGCATTGACGATAAAGGCCGGATCATTATCCCTGCCAAGTTCCGTGATATGCTCGGAACCTCCTTCGTGGCGACCCGCGGCCTGGACTCATGCCTGTTTGTTTATCCCCTGGAAGAATGGGGAATCATGGAGCAAAAGCTTAAAAGCCTTTCACTGATGAAATCGGATGCCCGTGCCTTCAGCCGCTTTTTTTTCTCGGGAGCGACGGAGTGTGTATGGGACAAGCAAGGCAGGGTGAATCTGCCGGGAAATCTGCGGCAATATGCCAAGCTGGACAAGGACTGTGTTATTCTGGGCGTTTCGAACCGGGTGGAGATCTGGAACAAGGAGCTATGGGAGCAGTACTTCGAACAGTCAGAGGAATCGTTCAACGAAATCGCCGAGAAATTGGTGGATTTCAATTTTGATCTATAA
- a CDS encoding adenosylhomocysteinase: MSSLSKQNSIVADMSLAPEGHLKIDWVRQHMPVLNRIREQFEAEQPFKGLKVSITLHLEAKTAYLAKVVQAGGAEVTITGSNPLSTQDDVCAALVEDGITVFAKYNPSPEEFKALNIRALESKPDLIIDDGGDFATLLHSERPDLMENVRGGAEETTTGIIRLKALQKQGMLKFPMVAVNDAYCKYLFDNRYGTGQSAWDGIVRTTNLIVAGKTVVVVGYGWCGKGVAMRAKGLGANVIVTEVDAIKAVEAHMDGFHVMPMLEAAKQGDFFVTVTGNRYVIRGEHYDVMKDGAILCNAGHFDVEVNKPELAERSVSQRTVRKNIEEYQLKDGRKLYLLAEGRLVNLGAADGHPAEIMDTTFALQALSLKYVNDNYKSIGVKVENVPYELDEQVARYKLESLGISIDSLTQAQVEYLDSWNLND, encoded by the coding sequence ATGAGTTCATTATCCAAGCAAAACAGTATTGTTGCCGATATGTCGCTTGCACCCGAGGGGCATCTCAAAATCGACTGGGTTCGCCAGCATATGCCGGTACTGAACCGTATCCGTGAGCAGTTCGAAGCCGAGCAGCCGTTCAAGGGGCTCAAGGTATCGATCACCCTTCACCTGGAAGCCAAGACCGCTTATCTGGCCAAGGTAGTACAGGCTGGTGGTGCTGAGGTAACGATTACAGGCTCCAACCCTTTATCTACCCAGGATGATGTGTGTGCTGCACTCGTTGAGGACGGCATTACTGTATTTGCCAAGTACAATCCTTCTCCAGAAGAGTTCAAGGCACTGAACATCCGGGCACTGGAGAGCAAGCCGGATCTCATTATCGATGACGGCGGCGATTTCGCCACACTGCTGCACTCCGAGCGCCCCGATCTGATGGAGAATGTCCGCGGGGGAGCGGAGGAGACGACGACAGGCATCATCCGGCTGAAGGCACTGCAGAAGCAGGGCATGCTGAAATTCCCGATGGTGGCGGTAAATGACGCTTATTGCAAATATTTGTTCGATAACCGCTACGGTACAGGACAGTCGGCATGGGACGGCATTGTCCGCACCACCAACCTGATTGTGGCCGGCAAAACGGTGGTTGTGGTCGGCTACGGCTGGTGCGGTAAAGGTGTAGCGATGCGGGCCAAGGGGCTTGGGGCGAACGTGATCGTTACGGAAGTGGATGCGATTAAGGCAGTAGAGGCGCATATGGACGGATTCCATGTCATGCCGATGCTGGAAGCTGCGAAGCAAGGTGATTTCTTCGTTACAGTCACAGGTAACCGCTATGTGATCCGCGGTGAGCACTATGATGTGATGAAGGATGGCGCGATTCTCTGCAATGCCGGACATTTCGATGTGGAGGTCAATAAGCCGGAGCTGGCTGAGCGCTCGGTGTCCCAGCGGACGGTGCGCAAGAACATCGAAGAGTATCAGCTGAAGGACGGACGCAAGCTCTATCTCCTGGCTGAAGGACGTCTGGTGAATCTCGGCGCGGCTGATGGTCATCCGGCAGAGATTATGGATACCACCTTCGCACTCCAGGCCTTGTCCCTTAAATATGTGAATGATAATTATAAGAGTATTGGCGTCAAAGTGGAGAATGTTCCCTATGAGCTGGATGAGCAGGTAGCGCGTTACAAGCTGGAAAGTCTGGGGATATCCATCGACAGCCTGACACAGGCGCAAGTCGAGTATCTGGACAGCTGGAATCTGAACGACTAA